In the Podospora pseudocomata strain CBS 415.72m chromosome 5, whole genome shotgun sequence genome, one interval contains:
- a CDS encoding hypothetical protein (COG:C; EggNog:ENOG503NX49), translated as MSIPKTQKQWLITGADKGLDGLVYQDAPVPTPGDHEVLVHLRGASLNYRDLIIPRGMYPFPLNLPVVACSDGAGEVIAVGSKVTKWKKGDKVLTLFNQGHQRGDMDIAASKTGLGGCFDGTLRQYGTFAETGVAKMPSNLNYVESASLVCAGLTSWNALYGLKPLKKGQWIVTQGTGGVSLFALQFAKAAGAHVIATTSTAEKVEMLKKLGADHVINYREDVNWGETARKLTPGGEGVEHVIEVGGADTFTQSLSAVKMEGVISVIGFLGGAAPKDNILETLSRVCTVRGVYVGSREQLEAMCAEIEKHDIHPVMDKTVFTLEKAKEAYEYMWAKKHTGKIPITIE; from the exons ATGTCCATCCCCAAGACCCAGAAGCAGTGGCTCATCACCGGAGCCGACAAGGGCCTCGACGGCCTCGTCTACCAAGACGCTCCCGTCCCCACCCCCGGCGACCACGAggtcctcgtccaccttcGTGGCGCCTCACTCAACTACCGcgatctcatcatccccaggGGAATGTATCCCTTCCCGCTCAACCTCCCAGTAGTAGCCTGCTCCGACGGCGCCGGCGAGGTTATCGCTGTTGGGTCCAAGGTCAcaaagtggaagaagggcgACAAGGTCCTCACCCTCTTTAACCAGGGCCATCAGAGAGGTGATATGGACATTGCGGCCAGTAAGAccggtcttggcggctgctTCGACGGCACCTTGAGGCAGTATGGTACTTTTGCCGAGACTGGTGTCGCCAAGATGCCCAGCAACTTGAACTACGTCGAGTCTGCTTCGCTTGTCTGTGCTGGTCTTACGAGCTGGAACGCTCTTTATGGTCTGAAGCCGTTGAAGAAGGGCCAGTGGATTGTCACCCAGGGTACTGGTGGTGTTAGTTTGTTTGCTCTGCAG TTTGCCAAGGCTGCTGGCGCGCATGTCATCGCAACGACATCTACCGCCGAGAAGGTCGAGATGCTTAAGAAGTTGGGCGCCGACCACGTTATTAACTACAGGGAAGACGTCAACTGGGGTGAGACTGCCCGTAAGTTGACCccaggtggtgagggtgttgagcaTGTTAttgaggttggcggtgccGACACTTTCACCCAGAGCTTGAGCGCTGTGAAGATGGAGGGTGTCATCTCCGTCATTGGATTCCTCGGCGGTGCGGCTCCCAAGGACAACATTCTCGAGACCCTTTCTCGTGTCTGCACTGTCCGTGGTGTATACGTCGGCTCTCGCGAGCAGCTTGAGGCCATGTGTgccgagattgagaagcACGACATCCACCCTGTCATGGACAAGACAGTCTTTACTCTTGAAAAGGCGAAGGAGGCTTATGAGTACATGTGGGCCAAGAAGCACACTGGCAAGATTCCCATCACGATTGAGTAA
- a CDS encoding hypothetical protein (EggNog:ENOG503P4XW), producing MSEAAVSKGGYGEALIPWQAFHGVVWTLTGVNLITLSVRLVTRWRTFRKLFWDDILVIFAWLIIFVNSVVWATQWWNMYAIVWWGSGKQPLPPPLKDIRQWMDCMLAMQLLVFICIFIVKLALLLFFKRLYGNSETRRQRIYWWSCIVACAIVFILSMTIIQYKCYMNDFIYQNDHCNSGWFVTESLIISTILTVFSIITDFMILAIPVSMVWNLKIRRKKKAALIGLFSLTIITVIVGIVRVSILYTTRFNQGAIDPVAFIFWWSVEAYINLLIACLSSFPQLFVRSKPRQAEKPAPTASMIERVRRRMARGGRPPTRPDPILFTKDTDFTETTSGATGTTSNTIHTASRVRHELEVETGDTSVPNLVPKQGWTGAATTTTQISSPVGNDDRVGEPESGVMQRLEYKVDRTNEKATKPKQNDSPV from the exons ATGTCTGAAGCCGCTGTATCGAAGGGTGGCTATGGGGAGGCTCTCATCCCCTGGCAGGCCTTCCATGGCGTCGTCTGGACTCTGACGGGAGTCAACTTGATCACCCTGAGCGTCCGGCTCGTGACACGATGGAGGACGTTCCGCAAGCTCTTCTGGGACGACATCCTGGTTATTTTTGCTTGGCTTATAATTTTTGTAAACTCGGTGGTGTGGGCAACACAGTGGTGGAATATGTATGCCATCGTTTGGTGGGGATCTGGGAAGCAGCCACTCCCGCCTCCGCTCAAGGATATCAGACAGTGGATGGATTGCATGCTGGCCATGCAGCTGCTCGTCTTCATCTGCATCTTCATTGTCAAGCTCGCcctcctgctcttcttcaAGCGACTCTACGGTAATTCCGAAACGAGGCGACAGCGAATATACTGGTGGAGCTGCATAGTCGCTTGCGCAatcgtcttcatcctctccatGACGATTATTCAGTACAAGTGTTACATGAACGACTTTATATATCAAAATGACCACTGCAACAGCGGTTGGTTCGTCACTGAATCCCTCATCATCTCGACCATTCTCACAGTCTTCAGCATCATAACTGATTTCATGATTCTGGCCATTCCTGTCAGCATGGTCTGGAATCTCAAAATCCggcggaagaagaaggcagcGTTGATTGGCTTGTTTTctctcaccatcatcaccgtcatTGTGGGCATTGTGCGCGTCTCCATCCTTTACACGACTCGCTTCAATCAGGGCGCTATCGACCCTGTAGCCTTCATCTTCTGGTGGTCGGTGGAAGCCTATATCAATTTGTTGATCGCCTGTctttcctccttccctcaGCTTTTCGTCCGCTCTAAGCCCCGGCAAGCAGAAAAGCCAGCTCCGACGGCAAGCATGATTGAGCGTGTCCGAAGACGCATGGCGAGGGGCGGAAGACCACCGACCCGACCTGACCCAATCTTGTTCACAAAAGACACCGACTTCACTGAAACTACCAGTGGAGCTACTGGGACTACCTCGAACACAATCCACACGGCATCTCGAGTGAGACATgagctggaggtggagaCTGGCGACACTTCGGTCCCTAATCTGGTGCCCAAGCAGGGATGGACTGGAGCAGCCACTACCACTACGCAGATATCCTCTCCTGTGGGAAATGATGATAGAGTGGGCGAGCCCGAGTCAGGAGTCATGCAGAGGCTCGAGTACAAGGTCGATCGAACCAATGAAAAGGCAACCAA GCCCAAGCAAAATGATAGCCCTGTCTAG
- a CDS encoding hypothetical protein (CAZy:GH43; COG:G; EggNog:ENOG503NXJ2) translates to MFFHTLTTTLLLLLPRLALSQATLTNPVIWQDHPDLDVFRIGHTFYYSSSTFAYSPGAPLLRSFDLANWEAVTHSVPYLNFSPANAYNLTSGSRAYVKGIWASTLRYRPSTDTFYWLGCIDGSKTHIWTSPGGNARQNGGEVPPQAWNWSPRPVISNCYYDAGLFFDDNDDSQVYVVYGNTQIRMAQLVVDQNGDLKEVRNQVVYTSGDMTLEGARLYKRNGEYYVWVTRPADAQFVLRGKSLWGPFERRVLVDRIGGPLSSAGFAHQGGIVDTEDGRWFYLGFLDAYPGGRIPVAAPLTWGGDGWPSVVRDGGNGWGRTYPLPVNTTRKVNVLGPRVDEFKGGKLGPEWEWNHNPDNGKWLLSDGLVLKTATVTGDLFAARNTLTHRIVGPKSRGTFRIDVGAMRDGDRAGAVLFRDKAAYIGIHKTGNTASIVMVDNLNLVEGSWTTSSTGRVAATGPSVTGEIWLRIQADITPAFGTNTGRQVIFSYSTDGRTFTNLGPAFAMSNSWRYFTGYRYGVFNFATKALGGEVKVKSFAMEMV, encoded by the coding sequence ATGTTTTTCcacacgctcaccaccaccctcctcctcctccttccccgtctAGCCCTCTCCCAagcaaccctcaccaaccccgtcaTCTGGCAAGACCACCCCGACCTCGACGTCTTCCGCATCGGCCACACATTCtactactcctcctccacctttgCGTACTCCCCCGGCGCCCCCCTGCTCCGCTCCTTTGACCTCGCCAACTGGGAAGCAGTCACCCACTCAGTCCCCTACCTCAACTTTTCCCCCGCCAACGCCTACAATTTGACCTCGGGCTCAAGAGCCTACGTAAAAGGCATCTGGGCCAGCACCCTCCGCTATCGCCCCTCAACCGACACCTTCTACTGGCTCGGCTGCATCGACGGATCCAAAACCCACATCTGGACCAGCCCGGGCGGCAACGCGCGCCAAAACGGGGGGGAGGTCCCCCCCCAAGCATGGAACTGGTCCCCCCGGCCGGTGATTAGCAACTGCTACTACGACGCGGGGTTGTTTTTTGACGACAATGATGACTCACAAGTTTACGTCGTTTATGGAAACACCCAGATTAGGATGGCGCAGTTAGTGGTGGACCAGAATGGAGATTTGAAAGAGGTGAGGAATCAGGTTGTTTATACTAGTGGTGATATGACGCTGGAAGGGGCGAGGTTGTATAAGCGGAACGGGGAGTACTATGTTTGGGTTACCAGACCGGCGGATGCGCAGTTTGTACTTAGGGGGAAGAGTTTGTGGGGGCCGTTCGAGAGACGGGTGTTGGTTGATAGGATTGGGGGGCCTTTGTCGAGTGCGGGGTTTGCGCATCAGGGGGGGATTGTGGATACggaggatgggaggtggttttatttggggtttttggatGCTTATCCCGGAGGGAGGATACCTGTTGCCGCGCCGTTGACgtgggggggtgatgggtggcCGAGCGTGGttagggatggggggaatggatgggggaggacgTATCCTTTGCCTGTGAACACGACTAGAAAGGTGAATGTGTTGGGGCCGAGGGTTGATGAGTTTAAgggggggaagttggggcCGGAGTGGGAATGGAATCATAATCCTGATAATGGGAAGTGGTTGTTGAGTGATGGGCTGGTTTTGAAGACGGCGACGGTGACGGGGGATTTGTTTGCCGCGAGGAACACGCTTACACATCGGATTGTTGGGCCGAAGTCGAGAGGTACTTTTAGGATTGATGTTGGAGCTATGAGGGATGGCGATCGAGCTGGCGCTGTGCTCTTCCGGGACAAGGCTGCCTACATTGGCATTCACAAGACCGGAAACACTGCGTCGATCGTCATGGTTGACAACTTGAACTTGGTTGAGGGTTCATGGACAACAAGTTCTACCGGTCGAGTGGCGGCGACTGGGCCGTCTGTCACCGGAGAGATCTGGCTCCGAATTCAAGCCGATATCACGCCCGCCTTCGGGACGAACACTGGACGACAAGTCATCTTCTCTTACAGCACCGATGGCAGGACTTTCACGAATCTTGGACCCGCCTTCGCCATGAGCAACTCCTGGCGATACTTTACTGGGTATAGATATGGCGTTTTCAACTTTGCGACCAAGGCACTGGGAGGCGAGGTGAAGGTCAAGAGTTTTGCGATGGAGATGGTGTAA
- a CDS encoding hypothetical protein (EggNog:ENOG503PASM; COG:E), whose product MKLLTGYLLLQTAGLATALPPKLEDFKQKAIDSGVALKALNGIALAKALTKFSGTCTPSKVKYRREWRTISKPDRRKFIAAVKCIMAKPSTLPPGEVPGAKSLYDDIVWAHARRSGLVHNSGTFLLFHRYYLHTYETELSACGWTAGLPYWEWGLDITGPHLSPVFDGSDTSLGGDGEFIPNRPPFSIPWIDPLTPEIIIPPGTGGGCVKTGPFVHHKVRLGPFNMTETFPVEPEDGRGDNERCLIRDLNKGWIERWASFRNSTELILGSGDIFEFHVNAEGDPRWVPTKPMGVHGGGHSSIGGVGGHAADPVISPYDPAFWLTHGQLDRVYWIWQMLDLESRSDVFGTGTWLNIPPSPNVTVEDSIDVLPHQPPRKLKELMSTVAGSPFCFVYV is encoded by the exons ATGAAGCTCCTCACAGGctaccttctcctccaaactGCCGGCCTAGCCACGGCTCTGCCCCCCAAGCTCGAGGACTTCAAGCAAAAAGCAATCGACTCCGGCGTCGCCCTCAAAGCCCTCAATGGcatcgccctcgccaaagcccTCACCAAATTCAGCGGCACATGCACGCCCTCCAAAGTGAAATACCGCCGCGAATGGCGGACCATCTCCAAGCCCGACCGCAGAAAGTTCATCGCCGCGGTCAAGTGCATCATGGCCAAACCCAGCACGCTCCCTCCGGGGGAAGTCCCCGGCGCCAAGTCATTATACGATGACATCGTCTGGGCCCATGCGCGAAGAAGCGGTCTCGTTCACAACAGC GgaaccttcctcctcttccaccgcTACTACCTCCACACCTACGAAACGGAACTCTCCGCCTGCGGCTGGACCGCAGGGCTCCCCTACTGGGAATGGGGCCTCGACATAACCGGGCCCCATCTCTCCCCCGTCTTCGACGGTTCCGACACATCGTTAGGTGGTGACGGCGAGTTCATCCCTAAccgcccccctttttcaATCCCTTGGATCGACCCCCTCACACCGGaaatcatcatcccacccgGGACGGGAGGTGGATGCGTCAAGACCGGTCCGTTTGTCCATCATAAAGTCAGACTTGGGCCTTTCAACATGACGGAGACGTTCCCTGTCGAGccggaggatgggaggggggacaatGAGAGGTGTTTGATTAGGGATTTGAACAAGGGGTGGATTGAGAGGTGGGCGAGTTTTAGGAATAGTACTGAGTTGATTTTGGGGAGTGGGGATATCTTTGAGTTTCACGTCAATGCT GAAGGGGATCCGAGATGGGTACCGACCAAGCCGATGGGTGTtcatggtggtgggcatTCGTCGATTGGCGGGGTGGGCGGGCATGCTGCTGATCCGGTTATTTCGCCGTATGATCCTGCTTTTTGGTTGACGCATGGGCAGCTGGATAGGGTTTATTGGATTTGGCAGATGTTGGATTTGGAGAGTCGGAGT GACGTCTTTGGGACTGGCACGTGGCTCAACATCCCGCCTAGTCCTAATGTTACTGTGGAAGACAGCATCGACGTGTTGCCTCATCAGCCGCCgaggaagttgaaggagttGATGAGTACGGTTGCGGGAAGCCCGTTCTGTTTTGTCTATGTGTAA
- a CDS encoding hypothetical protein (EggNog:ENOG503Q4W5; COG:Q) has product MSFAPKTKMDLLLDKRLTLSWTLAIQILLATITSIIIYRRHLHPLSSIPGPPFASISRLWHIYHILKGDQNLQLVSLHNKHGHFVRLAHNEVSVSHPDAIKKILGSQLKKGPWYRMTAIPDYRFQSPMATTDPKKKMEKSKAFASGYALTNVLRSEPQLDNVISLLLGHLDGFARTGKEVGLDKYFTFTSFDVAGEILFSSQFGFLETGTDVGNAIANGYWLSMYASAMAFFYHIHVVLLGNPFITWLNILPYGHLFDTAIKAMKARLQNKRDESRFDSVEYWFRAMETHPEKIKWRDVQAVTVSTVGAASETVSCALQSFVYYMIRTPGAWERARKEVIELQEKEGGREERVVSWGQAKRLVYLQACLKEGLRMFAPVPMNLPRVVGPEGLEIGGRRFEKGSILSVNSWVMHFSDEIWGEDAEEFKPERWLREDAGELDRWFMPWGYGYNSCPGQNIARLELSKIAATLVRDYDISQVNPEQEWKWQAFFTVVQHSWPCYIKARKTTTNESGCKVPWR; this is encoded by the exons ATGTCTTTTGCTCCTAAGACGAAAATGGACCTCTTGCTAGACAAACGCCTGACCCTGAGTTGGACTCTGGCCATCCAGATCCTCTTagcaaccatcacctccatcatcatctaccgccgccacctccaccccctctcctccatccccggCCCACCCttcgcctccatctcccgccTCTGGCACATCTACCACATCCTCAAAGGCGACCAAAACCTCCAGCTCGTCTCTCTCCACAACAAACACGGACACTTTGTCCGCCTCGCCCACAATGAAGTCTCCGTCTCCCATCCCGACGCCATCAAGAAAATCCTCGGGAGTCAGCTCAAGAAAGGTCCCTGGTACCGCATGACTGCCATTCCAGACTACCGCTTCCAGAGTCCCATGGCGACCACCGacccaaaaaagaaaatggagAAAAGCAAGGCTTTTGCTTCGGGGTATGCCCTCACCAACGTGCTGCGGTCAGAGCCTCAGCTGGACAACGTCATCtctttgcttcttggccatcttgATGGTTTTGCCaggacggggaaggaggtgggtCTGGATAAGTATTTTACGTTCACTTCGTTCGATGTAGCGGGGGAGATCCTCTTCTCGAGTCAATTCGGTTTTCTCGAGACAGGGACTGATGTCGGTAATGCGATTGCGAATGGGTACTGGCTGTCAATGTACGCGTCTGCCATGGCGTTTTTTTATCACATCCACGTCGTGTTATTGGGGAACCCGTTTATCACCTGGCTTAATATCCTACCGTATGGACATCTCTTTGATACAGCCATCAAAGCGATGAAAGCCCGTTTACAGAACAAGAGAGACGAATCGAGGTTTGATAGTGTGGAGTATTGGTTTAGGGCGATGGAAACGCATCCTGAGAAGATAAAGTGGAGGGATGTACAGGCTGTTACTGTCAGTACGGTGGGAGCGGCAAGTGAGACTGTTAGTTGCGCGTTGCAGAGTTTTGTGTACTACATGATACGGACTCCTGGGGCTTGGGAAAGGGCTAGGAAAGAGGTGATCGAGCTGcaagagaaggaagggggacGAGAGGAAAGGGTGGTTAGCTGGGGGCAGGCGAAGAGGTTGGTTTATCTACAGGCTTGTTTGAAGGAGGGGCTGAGGATGTTTGCACCTGTTCCGATGAACTTGCCTAGGGTGGTGGGACCTGAGGGATTGGAGATCGGGGGGAGGCGCTTTGAGAAGGGGTCGATTTTGTCTGTGAATTCTTGGGTTATGCATTTTTCGGACGAGATATGGGGGGAGGACGCCGAGGAGTTCAAGCcagagaggtggttgagggaggatgcAGGGGAGTTGGACAGGTGGTTTATGCCT TGGGGTTATGGCTACAACTCTTGCCCCGGACAAAATATTGCAAGACTTGAATTGAGCAAGATTGCGGCCACGCTGGTCAGGGACTATGACATCTCACAGGTAAATCCGGAGCAGGAGTGGAAGTGGCAAGCCTTTTTCACGGTTGTCCAACACTCGTGGCCTTGCTACATCAAAGCCAGGAAGACCACAACCAATGAATCAGGTTGTAAGGTACCTTGGCGTTAA